One window from the genome of [Clostridium] celerecrescens 18A encodes:
- a CDS encoding cysteine desulfurase family protein: protein MIYLDYNATTPIDKKVYHAMLPYLESEFGNPSNSYELGKLAKGAVENARKQVSELLGAKSSEILFTSCGSESNNAVIKGVAYTYRNKGKHIITSCIEHPSIMEPLSFLKKNGYKVTYLPVNRQGAVNPQDLRNAICEETILVSIMHSNNEVGTLQPIRELGEICRERGVLFHTDASQSIGKVDINVSRLPVDFLTLAGHKLYAPKGIGALFIRDGVVMESFLHGASQEEGRRAGTENVPYIVALGEAAEQAGNHLDQNDLMPIRDYFYSKLVEEFGSNIHLNGDAVHRLPNTLNISFVGKIGAHILAALPELCASTGSACHSGSKTISPVLAAMGVEEEIALGAVRFSVGRYTTKKEIDHAMKLLKGYFQYV, encoded by the coding sequence ATGATCTATCTAGATTATAATGCCACTACCCCTATCGACAAAAAGGTATATCATGCCATGCTTCCCTATCTGGAGTCAGAGTTTGGAAATCCATCCAACAGTTATGAATTGGGAAAGCTTGCAAAAGGTGCAGTTGAGAATGCCAGAAAACAGGTCTCAGAATTGCTAGGTGCCAAAAGCAGCGAGATTTTATTCACAAGCTGCGGCAGTGAATCCAATAATGCCGTAATCAAGGGAGTTGCCTACACTTATAGGAACAAGGGAAAGCATATTATTACTTCTTGTATCGAGCACCCTTCCATCATGGAACCACTCTCATTTTTAAAGAAAAATGGTTATAAAGTCACCTATCTTCCAGTAAACAGGCAAGGCGCTGTGAATCCTCAGGATTTAAGAAATGCCATCTGTGAGGAAACGATTTTGGTTAGTATTATGCATTCCAATAATGAGGTGGGTACTTTGCAGCCAATTAGAGAGTTGGGGGAAATTTGCAGGGAACGAGGCGTTTTGTTTCACACAGATGCATCTCAGTCCATTGGAAAAGTGGATATTAACGTTTCCCGGTTACCAGTGGATTTTCTGACTCTTGCCGGTCATAAGCTCTATGCTCCTAAAGGAATTGGTGCATTGTTTATTCGTGATGGAGTTGTAATGGAATCATTTCTGCATGGTGCAAGCCAGGAGGAGGGCAGGCGTGCCGGTACGGAAAATGTGCCTTATATTGTAGCTTTGGGAGAAGCAGCGGAACAGGCAGGAAACCATTTGGATCAAAATGATTTGATGCCAATAAGAGATTATTTTTATAGTAAACTAGTGGAGGAATTCGGTAGTAATATTCACTTAAATGGTGATGCAGTTCACCGTCTGCCCAATACTCTTAATATTAGTTTTGTAGGAAAAATTGGTGCTCATATATTGGCGGCGCTTCCTGAACTATGTGCTTCTACCGGTTCCGCCTGCCACTCTGGCTCGAAGACTATTTCCCCGGTTTTGGCGGCGATGGGTGTTGAAGAAGAAATTGCATTGGGGGCTGTACGTTTTAGTGTAGGCAGGTATACTACAAAGAAAGAGATCGATCATGCAATGAAATTGTTAAAAGGATACTTTCAGTACGTGTAA
- a CDS encoding MerR family transcriptional regulator, giving the protein MGYTIKQVSERTNLSAHVLRYYEKEGLLFNINRSKSGIRNYTEDDLEWLGLICCLKNTGMSLKQIKEFVELSAEGRETLKQRCDILIEHKKNVEAQIQEMNKHLEKVSHKINHYTKQYNEYNHGGSHQN; this is encoded by the coding sequence ATGGGTTATACAATCAAACAGGTATCGGAACGTACAAACCTAAGCGCACACGTACTGCGTTACTATGAAAAAGAAGGTCTTTTGTTCAATATAAACAGAAGCAAAAGCGGCATCCGTAATTATACCGAAGATGATTTAGAATGGCTGGGACTGATCTGCTGTCTCAAGAACACGGGCATGTCCCTGAAACAAATCAAGGAATTTGTAGAATTAAGTGCAGAAGGCAGAGAGACACTCAAACAGCGGTGCGATATATTGATCGAACATAAGAAGAACGTGGAAGCTCAGATTCAGGAGATGAACAAGCATCTTGAAAAGGTATCTCATAAAATCAACCATTATACAAAGCAGTATAATGAGTACAACCATGGTGGATCCCATCAAAACTAG
- a CDS encoding aldo/keto reductase, whose translation MKTLTDCYELSGGVKIPCIGFGTWQAQNGDMAITSVKEALKCGYRHIDTAAGYGNEESVGIAVKESGIAREEIFITSKLQNDMHGYENTMEAFQQTMKNLDMDYLDLYLIHWPNPVKYRDQWQEANAGTWKAFEELHKAGSIRGIGVSNFHPHHLEALMQTATIQPMVNQIRLCPGDTQDNVVDYCRKHSILLEAYSPLGVGRIFEVPQMQSLAQKYGKSIAQICVRWSLERGYLPLPKSITPERILENADVFDFQLSPEDVQIIADLKGCCGYSADPDTITW comes from the coding sequence GTGAAAACATTAACAGATTGTTATGAACTTTCAGGCGGTGTAAAAATCCCATGTATTGGCTTCGGCACATGGCAGGCACAAAACGGAGATATGGCCATCACATCGGTGAAAGAAGCTTTAAAATGCGGTTATCGTCATATTGATACCGCAGCAGGTTATGGGAATGAGGAAAGCGTCGGCATAGCTGTAAAGGAAAGTGGTATTGCCCGCGAGGAAATTTTTATTACCAGCAAACTTCAAAATGATATGCATGGATATGAAAATACCATGGAAGCCTTTCAACAGACGATGAAAAATCTTGATATGGATTATCTGGATCTTTATCTGATACACTGGCCTAATCCAGTCAAGTACCGCGATCAGTGGCAGGAAGCCAATGCCGGCACTTGGAAAGCGTTCGAAGAGCTTCACAAAGCCGGAAGCATTCGCGGGATAGGAGTCAGCAATTTCCATCCGCATCATCTTGAGGCGCTTATGCAGACGGCAACGATCCAGCCAATGGTCAATCAGATCCGGCTTTGCCCCGGTGATACACAGGATAACGTGGTAGATTATTGCAGGAAGCATTCGATTCTTCTGGAGGCATATAGCCCCCTTGGCGTAGGTAGGATTTTTGAAGTTCCGCAGATGCAGTCACTGGCACAAAAGTATGGAAAGTCCATTGCCCAGATTTGCGTGCGTTGGAGCCTGGAACGCGGATATCTGCCTCTGCCAAAATCCATAACGCCCGAACGTATCCTGGAAAATGCTGATGTATTTGATTTCCAGCTTTCCCCTGAGGATGTGCAGATAATTGCCGACTTGAAAGGCTGCTGTGGATATTCTGCAGATCCTGATACAATCACATGGTAA
- a CDS encoding iron-containing alcohol dehydrogenase produces the protein MLNFDFYSPARILFGKDMEKQIGALLKPHATKVLLHYGGGSIKKSGLYDTVITSLNESGLSYVELGGVVPNPRLSLVHEGIALCKEEKVDLILAVGGGSAIDSAKAIAMGVYYDGDVWEIYEQGKAIQKALPVATILTIPAAGSEASGDTVITNEEKQLKYGYGSPHLRPLLSVMNPELFYTLPKNQIANGVADMMSHVFERYFTNTTHTDLTDGLCETVLKTIIKNAPLVLENPGNYDAWCEVGFGGTVAHNGLVGMGREQDWACHGMEHELSAIYDVAHGAGLAVLTPAWMQYVYKDNVNMFVQFAVNVMGVKGSYRDPDAIIQEAILRLREFFNKMGLPATLGELGIDASQLEIMAKKATGAAFGNEGPIGGLKKLYWQDVLEIYKLAQ, from the coding sequence ATGCTTAATTTTGATTTCTATTCACCGGCTCGTATACTATTTGGAAAAGATATGGAGAAACAGATTGGTGCTCTTTTAAAACCTCATGCAACCAAGGTTCTGCTGCATTACGGCGGAGGCAGCATAAAAAAGAGCGGATTATATGACACGGTGATCACTTCACTGAATGAGAGTGGGCTCTCATATGTGGAACTGGGGGGCGTTGTTCCAAATCCCCGTCTTTCCCTGGTACATGAAGGAATTGCCTTATGCAAAGAAGAAAAGGTGGATTTAATCTTAGCGGTTGGCGGCGGAAGCGCCATTGATTCTGCCAAGGCCATTGCAATGGGTGTATATTATGATGGTGATGTGTGGGAGATTTATGAACAAGGCAAAGCAATCCAAAAGGCGCTGCCTGTAGCCACAATTCTTACCATTCCTGCTGCAGGAAGCGAAGCAAGCGGCGACACAGTTATCACCAATGAGGAAAAGCAGCTAAAATACGGTTATGGCAGTCCCCACCTGCGTCCCTTGCTCAGCGTCATGAATCCGGAATTGTTCTACACCTTGCCAAAGAATCAGATCGCCAACGGTGTGGCTGACATGATGAGCCATGTCTTTGAACGTTACTTTACCAACACCACACATACCGATCTGACGGACGGTTTGTGCGAAACAGTCTTAAAGACCATCATAAAGAATGCTCCGCTTGTCCTTGAGAATCCAGGGAATTACGATGCCTGGTGCGAGGTGGGTTTTGGAGGTACAGTTGCCCATAACGGTTTAGTGGGTATGGGACGTGAACAGGACTGGGCCTGCCATGGCATGGAGCATGAACTCAGTGCCATCTACGATGTGGCGCACGGAGCAGGTCTGGCGGTACTGACTCCTGCATGGATGCAGTATGTATACAAGGATAATGTAAATATGTTCGTACAGTTTGCGGTTAATGTCATGGGTGTGAAGGGCAGCTATCGCGATCCGGACGCAATAATACAGGAAGCGATTTTACGTCTGCGTGAATTTTTTAACAAGATGGGACTTCCGGCTACTCTTGGAGAACTTGGCATAGACGCAAGCCAGCTTGAAATAATGGCTAAAAAAGCGACAGGTGCTGCATTTGGAAATGAGGGGCCAATTGGCGGCTTAAAGAAGCTGTACTGGCAGGATGTGCTTGAGATTTATAAGCTGGCTCAATAA
- a CDS encoding aldo/keto reductase has protein sequence MRTVKLGNLQVPVIAVGCMRINKLDKSEAEHFVQAALDLGTNFFDHADIYGGGVCEEIFAEAAHMNATVREKMFLQSKCGIRPGIAFDFSKKHILEAVDGSLKRLRTDYLDVLLLHRPDALVEPEEVAEAFDILQSTGKVRNFGVSNQNPMQIQLLKKFVKQPIIANQLQLSITNANMISQGIHVNMLDDQAVNRDGSVIDFCRLNDITIQPWSPFQYGFFEGVFLGNDKFPKLNAKIDEISAKYEVSNTTIAMAWLLRHPANMQPVTGTMNVERLKDCTKAADIKLTREEWYGIYLSAGNILP, from the coding sequence ATGAGAACAGTTAAGTTAGGGAATTTGCAGGTACCGGTGATTGCAGTCGGCTGCATGCGTATCAATAAACTGGATAAGTCCGAAGCAGAGCATTTCGTACAGGCAGCACTGGATTTAGGCACGAATTTTTTTGATCATGCGGATATCTATGGCGGCGGCGTGTGTGAGGAGATATTTGCAGAAGCGGCACATATGAACGCAACTGTGCGTGAAAAGATGTTCCTGCAGTCAAAATGCGGAATCCGTCCAGGTATTGCGTTCGATTTCTCAAAAAAACATATTTTAGAAGCAGTAGACGGCAGTTTAAAAAGGCTGAGAACGGATTATCTGGATGTATTGCTGCTCCATCGCCCGGATGCTCTGGTAGAGCCAGAGGAGGTAGCCGAGGCATTTGACATCCTGCAAAGTACTGGTAAGGTACGTAACTTTGGAGTTTCCAACCAAAACCCCATGCAGATCCAGCTGCTGAAGAAGTTTGTTAAACAGCCGATTATTGCAAACCAGCTGCAGTTAAGCATTACAAACGCAAATATGATCTCTCAGGGGATTCATGTCAATATGCTGGATGATCAGGCAGTGAACCGGGATGGCAGCGTAATAGATTTCTGCCGCTTAAATGACATCACCATTCAGCCATGGTCTCCCTTCCAGTACGGATTTTTTGAGGGTGTATTCCTTGGCAATGATAAGTTTCCAAAGCTCAATGCCAAGATTGATGAAATTTCTGCTAAATATGAGGTCAGCAACACGACCATCGCCATGGCATGGCTGCTGCGCCATCCGGCCAATATGCAGCCTGTGACCGGGACCATGAATGTGGAGCGTCTGAAGGATTGTACCAAGGCTGCCGATATTAAGCTGACCCGGGAGGAATGGTACGGGATTTACCTTAGCGCCGGGAATATTTTACCGTAA
- a CDS encoding class I SAM-dependent methyltransferase has translation MMFKSLIPLLERPPLYTKTTVPFWDDEHISKQMLKAHLDPGFEGASRKLAFIDKSATWIKEIAPPSKYRQLLDIGCGPGIYAERYAQMGYQVTGIDFSKRSINYAIESAKKRNLDIQYLYQNYLTMDLNRNYDFSTMIYCDYGALSTADRQMVMTAVYRHLKPGGRFLLDVFSMAKYKDFEEKQTWEICQDGGFWHKENYIAFNGCYRYPENATLEQTSIVFDTGAISYYLWNTCFTKEMLMKEAADAGFKVCEVFGDVAGSTYRTDSITISILLEK, from the coding sequence ATGATGTTTAAAAGCTTAATACCATTGTTAGAAAGACCGCCACTGTACACGAAAACAACAGTTCCATTTTGGGATGATGAGCATATATCCAAGCAAATGCTCAAAGCCCATCTGGATCCTGGCTTTGAAGGTGCAAGCAGAAAGTTAGCGTTTATAGATAAATCTGCCACCTGGATAAAAGAGATTGCACCACCATCAAAGTACAGGCAACTTCTTGACATTGGCTGCGGGCCAGGAATATATGCGGAAAGATATGCACAAATGGGCTATCAGGTAACGGGAATTGATTTTTCCAAACGGTCTATAAACTATGCCATAGAGTCTGCGAAAAAAAGAAATTTAGATATTCAATACTTGTATCAGAATTATTTAACTATGGATTTGAATCGTAATTATGATTTTTCAACAATGATCTATTGTGACTACGGTGCGCTTTCAACAGCAGACAGGCAAATGGTAATGACTGCGGTATACCGTCATCTAAAGCCTGGGGGAAGGTTCTTATTGGATGTTTTTTCAATGGCTAAGTATAAGGATTTTGAAGAAAAACAAACATGGGAAATTTGTCAGGATGGGGGGTTTTGGCACAAAGAGAACTATATTGCATTTAACGGATGCTATCGGTATCCAGAGAATGCAACATTAGAACAAACTTCTATTGTTTTTGATACAGGGGCTATCTCTTACTATTTATGGAATACCTGTTTTACCAAAGAAATGCTGATGAAAGAAGCAGCCGATGCGGGTTTTAAGGTATGCGAAGTATTTGGAGATGTTGCAGGCAGCACTTATCGTACAGATAGCATAACGATTTCTATACTGCTGGAAAAATAA